One genomic segment of bacterium includes these proteins:
- a CDS encoding DmsE family decaheme c-type cytochrome → MMRLSLPAAGLLVLAAAQAQAGGYLDRFELPPGAGYVGAETCLECHDDVSEAYLHSPHAISRALAVPGTEVYGCEACHGPGSLHVDEGGDGFILGVASLGGLDDEGRAGMCIQCHTARRLDWNGGPHAGTGVTCADCHAGQVHFGGAAEPAANFRNAAEFCLQCHAAQAGDFRLPFHHRVLEGEVSCADCHDPHAGFAASGWNEMNEVCLGCHAEMAGPFVFEHEGVAAEDCTACHRPHGSMNDKLLATDGGSLCLQCHFEAGFDADADWAIGDMSHDGLLDGEARCYDCHVEIHGSNVSPTFRN, encoded by the coding sequence ATGATGCGTCTCTCACTGCCGGCGGCGGGCCTGCTCGTCCTGGCCGCGGCGCAGGCCCAGGCTGGCGGCTACCTCGACCGTTTCGAGCTGCCTCCGGGCGCCGGATATGTCGGAGCGGAAACCTGCCTCGAGTGCCACGACGACGTGAGCGAGGCCTACCTGCACTCGCCCCACGCCATCTCGCGCGCCCTGGCCGTGCCCGGGACGGAGGTCTACGGCTGCGAGGCCTGCCACGGACCCGGCAGCCTGCACGTCGACGAGGGGGGCGACGGCTTCATCCTGGGCGTCGCGTCGCTCGGCGGGCTGGACGACGAAGGCCGCGCCGGCATGTGCATCCAGTGCCATACCGCGCGGCGGCTGGACTGGAACGGGGGCCCCCACGCCGGGACGGGCGTCACCTGCGCCGACTGCCACGCCGGCCAGGTCCACTTCGGCGGCGCCGCCGAACCGGCCGCCAACTTCCGCAACGCTGCGGAGTTCTGCCTGCAGTGCCACGCCGCCCAGGCCGGCGATTTCCGGCTGCCCTTCCACCACCGCGTCCTGGAGGGGGAGGTGTCGTGCGCCGACTGCCACGACCCCCACGCCGGCTTCGCGGCGTCGGGCTGGAACGAGATGAACGAGGTATGCCTGGGCTGCCATGCCGAGATGGCCGGTCCCTTCGTTTTCGAGCACGAAGGCGTGGCGGCGGAGGACTGCACGGCCTGCCACCGGCCCCACGGCTCCATGAACGACAAGCTGCTGGCGACCGACGGCGGCTCGCTGTGCCTGCAGTGCCACTTCGAGGCGGGCTTCGACGCCGACGCCGACTGGGCCATCGGCGATATGAGCCATGACGGCCTGCTCGACGGCGAGGCGCGTTGCTACGACTGCCACGTCGAGATCCACGGCTCGAACGTCTCGCCGACGTTCAGGAACTAG
- a CDS encoding glycosyltransferase, translating into MAETPLISVVVPCYRAARTLPETLESVLTQDYPRVQVIAVDDGSPDDTSGVLDGYGGRITALRIANSGGPARPRNVGVERASGELIALLDADDVMLPGKLSAQAAVFAALPEVDLVCTDFRQIDGAGATLQERFLADYRGFRRLLRPTGLPGVSLLSGPDVYHELIRGNFVGTSSVMVRRRLLREAGGFDETLRNGDDIDMWLKLAHRGAVFAFLDRPCHVYRLNGDGISAGGWRRFPSVIRVRERQIAHVTDPEVRRILDDKLLYMRLGYAWGLRGDGRYGEALPAYREAIAQRWTWRGFKGLLMTRLLSLFGDRRRKGRAA; encoded by the coding sequence ATGGCCGAGACGCCCCTGATCAGCGTCGTCGTACCCTGCTACCGGGCCGCGCGGACGTTGCCGGAAACGCTGGAGTCGGTCCTGACCCAGGACTACCCCCGCGTGCAGGTCATCGCCGTGGACGACGGCTCGCCGGATGACACCTCCGGCGTCCTGGACGGCTACGGCGGCCGGATCACCGCGCTGCGCATCGCCAACAGCGGCGGTCCGGCGCGTCCGCGCAACGTCGGCGTCGAACGCGCCAGCGGCGAGCTCATCGCTCTGCTGGACGCGGACGACGTGATGCTGCCGGGGAAGCTCTCGGCCCAGGCCGCCGTCTTCGCCGCCCTGCCCGAGGTGGATCTGGTCTGCACCGATTTCCGGCAGATCGACGGCGCCGGCGCCACGCTGCAGGAGCGTTTCCTCGCGGACTATCGGGGCTTCCGGCGCCTGTTGCGTCCGACCGGCCTGCCGGGCGTTTCCCTGCTGTCCGGCCCGGACGTCTATCACGAGCTGATCCGCGGCAACTTCGTGGGCACGTCGAGCGTGATGGTCCGCCGCCGCCTGCTGCGCGAGGCGGGCGGTTTCGACGAGACGCTGCGCAACGGCGATGACATCGACATGTGGCTCAAGCTCGCCCACCGGGGCGCCGTCTTCGCCTTCCTCGACCGTCCCTGCCACGTCTACCGCCTGAACGGCGACGGCATCTCCGCCGGCGGCTGGCGCCGCTTCCCGTCCGTGATCAGGGTGCGCGAACGCCAGATCGCGCACGTGACCGACCCCGAGGTGCGGCGCATCCTCGACGACAAGCTGCTGTACATGCGTCTCGGCTATGCCTGGGGGTTGCGCGGCGACGGCCGCTACGGCGAGGCACTGCCCGCCTACCGGGAAGCCATCGCCCAGCGCTGGACCTGGCGCGGTTTCAAGGGCCTCTTGATGACGCGCCTGCTCTCCCTGTTCGGGGACCGGCGGCGCAAGGGCCGCGCCGCCTAG
- a CDS encoding thioredoxin domain-containing protein, translating to MNDETTEVRTPARIREAGNHLRDESSVYLRQHAHNPVDWYPWGDEALDRARDQDKPIFLSIGYSSCHWCHVMEHEVFEHDDVAALLNESFVCIKVDREERPDLDAAYMEAVQAMTGRGGWPMTVFLTPGLKPFFGGTYFPRDQFLHLCRNIAKSYAEQRGEVAGQATRVAEHLSGMPLAGGGDRVPDLQAVAAVAETALARYDETWGGFQQQQKFPTPLRWRFLLHQYRRTGDERIAAAVEHTLAAMGSGGIHDHLGGGFHRYTVEQTWLVPHFEIMLYDDAQLAGLYLEASAVFDDARFRGIAVDLLDFMLRDMSDPAGGFYASYDADSGGEEGSFYVWTPAEIVAVAGPVDGPVLCRLLGVTPEGNFEGRSILTRRVPAAAAAAEFGRAEADVAALFDTYRQALYDRRAERVRPGLDRKLVTAWNGMALSAFARGHAVLGDARYLEAARLAADRLWALHRDERGRLCRASTDGVRSGDGIVDDYALLAEGLLDLYQAGGQAKYLRWARELLATARDLFVDPEGGIFLTAGDAEAPLGRRTDVFDSVEPSGASAMLHALLRESALTGEPDGLTRVGEVLARHGDLLASAGVEMAWWADAASLYHGPHYDVVIAGDPAAAGTRALREAYWRLDPSFAVLSSVPATGPDGGLADLLPGTRGKSAVGGVPTAYVCSFGACAEPATVAPKLQAQLRAQWRH from the coding sequence ATGAACGACGAGACCACCGAGGTGCGCACGCCTGCGCGGATTCGCGAGGCGGGCAACCATCTGCGGGACGAGAGCTCCGTCTACCTGCGGCAGCACGCCCACAATCCCGTGGACTGGTATCCCTGGGGCGACGAGGCGCTGGACCGCGCGCGCGACCAGGACAAGCCCATCTTCCTGTCGATCGGGTACTCGTCCTGCCACTGGTGCCACGTGATGGAGCACGAGGTCTTCGAGCACGACGACGTGGCGGCGCTGCTCAACGAGAGTTTCGTCTGCATCAAGGTGGACCGGGAGGAGCGTCCCGATCTGGACGCCGCGTACATGGAGGCCGTGCAGGCCATGACCGGTCGCGGCGGCTGGCCCATGACCGTGTTCCTGACCCCCGGCCTGAAGCCCTTCTTCGGCGGCACCTACTTCCCGCGCGACCAGTTCCTGCACCTGTGCCGCAACATCGCGAAATCCTACGCCGAACAGCGCGGCGAGGTCGCCGGCCAGGCGACTCGCGTGGCCGAGCATCTGTCGGGCATGCCGCTCGCCGGAGGCGGGGACCGGGTACCGGACCTGCAGGCGGTCGCGGCCGTGGCGGAGACGGCCCTGGCGCGATACGACGAGACGTGGGGCGGCTTCCAGCAGCAGCAGAAATTCCCCACCCCGCTGCGCTGGCGCTTCCTGCTGCACCAGTACCGGCGCACCGGGGACGAGCGGATCGCCGCGGCGGTCGAGCACACGCTGGCGGCCATGGGCAGCGGCGGCATCCACGACCATCTGGGCGGCGGCTTCCATCGCTACACCGTGGAGCAGACCTGGCTGGTGCCCCACTTCGAGATCATGCTCTACGACGACGCCCAGCTCGCCGGCCTCTACCTCGAGGCGTCCGCGGTCTTCGACGATGCGCGTTTCCGCGGGATCGCCGTCGACCTGCTGGATTTCATGCTGCGCGACATGAGCGATCCCGCGGGCGGCTTCTACGCCAGCTACGACGCGGACAGCGGGGGCGAGGAGGGCAGCTTCTACGTCTGGACGCCGGCGGAGATCGTCGCGGTGGCCGGGCCCGTGGACGGTCCCGTCCTGTGCCGCCTGCTGGGCGTGACGCCCGAAGGCAACTTCGAGGGCCGGTCCATCCTCACGCGCCGCGTCCCGGCGGCGGCGGCGGCCGCGGAGTTCGGCCGCGCGGAGGCCGACGTGGCGGCTCTCTTCGACACGTATCGCCAGGCCCTCTACGACCGCCGCGCGGAGCGTGTCCGGCCCGGTCTGGACCGCAAGCTCGTGACCGCCTGGAACGGCATGGCCCTGTCGGCCTTCGCGCGCGGTCACGCCGTGCTGGGCGACGCCCGCTACCTCGAGGCGGCCCGCCTGGCCGCTGACCGGCTCTGGGCCCTGCACCGCGACGAGCGGGGCCGACTCTGCCGCGCCTCGACCGACGGCGTGCGCAGCGGCGACGGCATCGTCGACGACTACGCCCTGCTCGCCGAGGGACTGCTCGATCTCTACCAGGCCGGCGGTCAGGCGAAGTACCTGCGTTGGGCGCGGGAACTCCTGGCCACCGCCCGCGATCTCTTCGTCGATCCCGAGGGCGGTATCTTCCTGACCGCCGGGGACGCCGAGGCGCCCCTGGGCCGCCGCACCGACGTCTTCGACAGCGTGGAGCCGTCCGGGGCCTCGGCCATGCTGCACGCCTTGCTGCGCGAGTCGGCCCTGACCGGGGAGCCCGACGGTCTCACGCGGGTGGGAGAGGTCCTCGCGCGCCACGGCGACCTGCTGGCGAGCGCGGGCGTGGAGATGGCGTGGTGGGCCGACGCCGCGTCCCTGTATCACGGGCCCCACTACGACGTGGTGATCGCCGGCGATCCCGCCGCGGCGGGGACCCGCGCCCTGCGCGAGGCCTACTGGCGGCTGGATCCGTCTTTCGCGGTGCTGTCGTCCGTGCCGGCGACCGGCCCCGACGGCGGGTTGGCGGACCTGCTGCCCGGCACGCGCGGCAAGTCGGCCGTCGGCGGGGTGCCGACCGCCTACGTCTGCAGCTTCGGCGCCTGCGCGGAGCCGGCGACAGTCGCGCCGAAGCTGCAGGCGCAGCTGCGAGCGCAATGGCGGCATTGA
- a CDS encoding methyltransferase domain-containing protein translates to MDTKERLEQLAHGYQNSVILLTALQEGLIEAIGRDAHRPAELAARLELDGRAVDIVLHALAAAGVLDRDVDGRFSLPPDNAEVLLPDGADSQARIFAHHYDLMRRWVKLDTTLRTGEPVPREQTARKHRNYICGMQDVSRKSSRDVADSIDMSGARRLLDVGGGPATASLTLAAAYPELECVVFDLPETVAIAREVIVASGLADRVSAVEGDYFADDFGEGFDVVYVSNIVHSIGAEAIATIYRKAHPALVPGGRIMVKDFFLDDDRCSPSFGARFAVNMLVATQQGRAYTRSETIEALGDAGFDDFEVVDVAKHSQVIIGHKS, encoded by the coding sequence GTGGATACCAAGGAACGCCTGGAACAGCTCGCACACGGTTATCAGAATTCCGTCATCCTGCTGACCGCCCTGCAGGAGGGCCTCATCGAGGCCATCGGACGGGATGCGCACCGCCCGGCGGAGCTGGCCGCCCGCCTGGAGCTGGACGGGCGCGCCGTCGACATCGTCCTGCACGCCCTGGCGGCGGCCGGGGTCCTGGACCGGGACGTCGACGGACGGTTCAGCCTGCCGCCGGACAACGCGGAGGTGCTGCTGCCCGACGGCGCCGACTCCCAGGCGAGGATCTTTGCCCATCACTACGACCTGATGCGGCGCTGGGTGAAGCTGGACACGACGCTGCGGACCGGCGAGCCCGTGCCGCGCGAGCAGACCGCGCGCAAGCACCGCAACTACATCTGCGGCATGCAGGACGTCTCCCGCAAGTCGAGCCGCGATGTGGCCGACAGCATCGACATGAGCGGCGCCAGGCGCCTGCTGGACGTGGGCGGCGGTCCGGCCACGGCCTCGCTGACCCTCGCGGCCGCGTACCCGGAGCTCGAATGCGTGGTCTTCGACCTGCCCGAGACCGTGGCCATCGCGCGGGAGGTGATCGTCGCGTCCGGCCTCGCCGACCGCGTATCCGCGGTGGAGGGCGACTACTTCGCGGACGATTTCGGCGAGGGCTTCGACGTGGTCTACGTCTCCAACATCGTCCACAGCATCGGCGCCGAGGCCATCGCCACGATCTACCGCAAGGCACACCCCGCGCTGGTCCCCGGAGGGCGCATCATGGTGAAGGACTTCTTCCTGGACGATGACCGCTGCAGTCCCTCGTTCGGCGCGCGCTTCGCCGTGAACATGCTGGTGGCGACGCAGCAGGGGCGCGCCTACACCCGGTCGGAGACGATCGAGGCCCTCGGCGATGCCGGCTTCGACGATTTCGAGGTCGTCGACGTGGCCAAGCACAGCCAGGTGATCATCGGGCACAAGTCTTAG